Part of the Aureitalea marina genome, CTCTTCTTGCCATTATTTATTCATCACTTTTCTTATTCCTCCGTAAGCCATCGATCCGATAGCCAGTATTACCAGGATATAGAAGGTTCTCAATCCGGCTCCAACCCAGCGGGCTCCACCAGCAGAGAGCATTTCCCCGTCCTGTAGTGGGGTCTCAACTCCGCTTGACATTCCGTATGCTATGGCAACGACGGCTACAAACACACCTATAGACATTAAGGTCTTCTTGATGTTTCCGGCAGCCAGGCCTTTCAGCACAAAGATCAATACGAAGAAAAAGACCAGTGCAAAGGTGATATAGGCAACGTACATGAATCCATCTACGCCCTCTCCCGTCGCTTTGACGACATCATCGCCTGCATTGATGATCATGGCCAGGGAGATTACTCCAGCCAGACTCAATACAAGAGCGACAATTCTAATTATTTTGTGTAATCCCATTGTCTCTGGTCTTTAAAATTATTTTTTGTTCTTGTAGTCTACCAACATATCGATCAAAGTGATGGAAGCATCTTCCATGCTGTTAACGATACTATCGATCTTCGCGATAATGTAGTTGTAGAAGATCTGAAGGATGATGGCCACGATCAAACCGAATACAGTTGTCAAAAGTGCCACCTTAATACCTCCTGCTACTAGAGATGGGTTCATATCACCGGCAGACTCGATCTTGTCAAAGGCTAAGATCATACCGATTACTGTTCCCATGAACCCAAGCATCGGAGCCAGGGCGATAAACAATGAAATCCAGGAAACGTTCTTTTCTAATTGCCCCATCTGAACTCCTCCGTAAGCCACAACTGCTTTCTCTGCAGCTTCGATGCTTTCATCGGCTCGGTCCAGACCTTGGTAATAAATAGAAGCAACAGGTCCTTTTGTGTTTCGACATACTTCTTTTGCAGCATCAACTCCTCCGCTATTTAGAGCGTCCTCTACACTTTGTGCCAATTTCTTGGTGTTAGTTGTAGAAAGGTTAAGGAAAATGATACGCTCAATGGCGATGGCCAATCCCAAGATCAAACAAAGTAATACGATCCCCATGAATCCAGGACCTCCTTCGATGAATCGTTGTTTCAGGTTTTGATGAAAACTGGCTTCTTCTCCTCCTTCAGCATCCTGAACAAA contains:
- a CDS encoding MotA/TolQ/ExbB proton channel family protein gives rise to the protein MKRLFSIMAVAAMVFAGTFNAKATTANSEMPTTVESLATWTQVSFVQDAEGGEEASFHQNLKQRFIEGGPGFMGIVLLCLILGLAIAIERIIFLNLSTTNTKKLAQSVEDALNSGGVDAAKEVCRNTKGPVASIYYQGLDRADESIEAAEKAVVAYGGVQMGQLEKNVSWISLFIALAPMLGFMGTVIGMILAFDKIESAGDMNPSLVAGGIKVALLTTVFGLIVAIILQIFYNYIIAKIDSIVNSMEDASITLIDMLVDYKNKK